A genomic segment from Gilvibacter sp. SZ-19 encodes:
- the mce gene encoding methylmalonyl-CoA epimerase: MTKIEHIGIAVKDLESANKVYAALLGKPHYKVETVESEGVDTSFFECGDSKIELLAATNPESPIAKFIEKRGEGIHHIAFAVNDIEAEIERLKAEGFRVLNETPKQGADNKIIAFLHPKSSNGVLVELCQDRN; encoded by the coding sequence ATGACAAAAATTGAACACATAGGAATTGCCGTGAAGGATCTGGAATCTGCAAACAAAGTGTATGCCGCACTTTTAGGAAAGCCCCATTATAAGGTAGAGACCGTGGAGTCAGAAGGCGTTGACACCTCCTTTTTTGAATGTGGGGATTCAAAGATCGAACTCTTAGCTGCAACAAATCCGGAGAGTCCTATTGCCAAATTCATTGAAAAGCGCGGAGAGGGAATACACCATATCGCATTTGCGGTAAACGACATAGAAGCAGAAATAGAACGACTAAAAGCGGAAGGTTTTCGAGTGTTGAACGAAACCCCAAAGCAAGGTGCTGACAACAAAATCATTGCGTTTTTACACCCAAAATCGTCCAATGGAGTGTTAGTTGAGCTTTGTCAGGACAGAAATTGA